From a single Helicoverpa armigera isolate CAAS_96S chromosome 7, ASM3070526v1, whole genome shotgun sequence genomic region:
- the LOC110376061 gene encoding SR-related and CTD-associated factor 4 isoform X3, with amino-acid sequence MEMPEVKSFNAELSALYDNKPPISKAKMSAITRGAIKAIKFYKHVVHSVEKFIQKCKPEYKVPGLYVIDSIVRQSRHQFGQDKDVFAPRFAKNMQQTFANLFRCPPEDKRNIIRVLNLWQKNNVFSPQVIQPLLDMADPNHPLHQEIQQQQNNTANGSSLNISHNASDNKISPVPPPLHTPQSSTPMGDQFQDQPSGPPAKFNRKLLNDFEYESEDDAPPEPPPSHTHSHTSHTSHTGHNAQQNPADALGSILTNPEIMRQLHSLQAQIVAMSGNLMPMMPDLQMQQNQGLPFMGSQQESQKQNDPKDDMVESDIEFVETGPQVIEIPDANDSSPSPKSRRHRSRSKSPRRRRRSSRSRSRSPRRRRDRDRDRDRERDKDRDRDKDREKNYKEREAEREKQREREKKGLPPIKKENLSVCSTTLWVGHLSKLATPEELSDLFGGVGGVSAIDVVAPRGCAFVVMERRRDAAKAIAKLNRHKLHSKEITVAWAPGKGVKGREWKDYWEAELGVAYLPWAALQARWALGALSLDALEDGGSVDEDTLPPWLPPRILPKSMMENMSMLGLPGAGAALPLGALPLAGAALPPASLPPTMTTLPPGATAGINIPRMPPPGMQAGMPPGLAGSLPPGIRPPNIASMPGLPNMPAGVPGLQNEAGLPPTGLLRFPPGLPPQSLTQPGMVGGFLSGLLGVGVGVGGLVGGVPLLQHTLPPQATPPAARTGETHHSDDAMDLDTEDNHGDEPSTETNDTTAPPPALLPDQIQALLSIPPPNFNSSEPPPGFNISEPPPFNASQPPPDEKHDDDRKDRDRDRRGGDRDRDRRGERDRERRERGERGDRRERDRGRDRDRDGREDRRDRDRDRGRDRRDRDRDRDRGGDRERFSSRDNNREQTSNSREKSPRPPPGPENPEKSLQERLWEMANGKPAREDKRDEFPEQRDREDSRDEQRNDRPPLIDRVPARHDGPPANMDNAEGAGGPGWAAPRLPPPHMQPHFRAELRMRGPPRPPMSGPWMDGPGPGPGPFGPRFNGMGPPFNRPPFDGPRPPFDGGPPMFEGGPRFERPPFGRMPFDAMNRPPFDGPRPPFDGPRPPFDGPRPPFDGPRPFDGPPFDGDRPPFDGPPRFDGPPEFFDRPRRFDDREQFGDRGWNGDRDRDRDWGDRRPDWDDRRRDRRQPRDHEDNRFNRQDRNDRRRTFDDNQQNRGNDHRRGDDNQQNRVNDARRGDDNTQNRNNDSRKPDDRSAEREESSKAKPKDDRSDRSERNSRRERDRKSRWGAAEEAETAGNGDDDKPKEASPPAAVALETNEAGQEEQTEPTEASESIPSEEAQPMSQESPRDTTPSTEPSAAPEQSEETSSQENDKPEYSPPEPSSNSSPPRTAVSDEPSNDLYDADESVDTSFSAPAPVQTESSESPPSPVVEKEPMEVESEDSKTVDMFSPERKQKESSPDREQESSQENEAGESQSSAESKEGAA; translated from the exons ATGGAAATGCCGGAAGTAAAATCGTTCAACGCGGAG TTATCCGCGTTGTACGACAACAAGCCGCCAATATCAAAGGCGAAGATGAGTGCAATCACCAGAGGTGCTATCAAGGCcataaagttttataaacaTGTAGTGCACAGTGTTGAAAAGTTCATACAAAAGTGCAAGCCAGAGTATAAAGTGCCTGGTCTTTACGTGATAGATTCAATAGTGAGACAGTCGCGGCATCAATTTGGACAAGATAAGGATGTGTTCGCGCCGAGGTTTGCTAAGAACATGCAGCAAACGTTTGCAAACCTCTTTAGATGTCCTCCTGAAGATAAG cGCAACATAATCCGGGTGCTGAATTTGTGGCAAAAGAACAATGTGTTCAGCCCCCAAGTTATTCAGCCATTGTTGGATATGGCAGACCCCAACCATCCATTGCATCAGGAGATACAACAACAGCAAAACAATACTGCTAatg GGAGCAGTCTGAACATCAGTCACAATGCATCAGACAACAAGATATCACCCGTGCCCCCACCACTCCACACTCCACAGTCTTCCACGCCCATGGGTGATCAG TTCCAGGATCAGCCGTCAGGCCCTCCCGCCAAGTTCAACAGGAAGCTGCTGAACGACTTTGAGTACGAGAGCGAGGACGATGCTCCGCCCGAGCCGCCGCCCTcgcacacacactcacacaccagCCATACCTCACACACTGGACATAATGCACAGCAGAACCCTGCTGATGCTTTAGGAAG tatattAACAAATCCAGAAATCATGAGGCAACTTCATAGTTTGCAGGCGCAAATCGTCGCAATGTCAGGC AATCTGATGCCTATGATGCCTGATCTACAAATGCAACAAAATCAAGGCCTTCCATTTATG GGATCCCAACAAGAGTCCCAGAAACAGAATGACCCCAAAGACGACATGGTGGAGTCTGATATAGAGTTTGTGGAAACCGGCCCACAAGTTATAGAAATACCTGATGCTAATGATTCTAG TCCGTCACCGAAATCTCGGAGACACCGTTCAAGGTCAAAGTCGCCGCGACGTCGACGGAGGTCATCGAGGTCAAGGTCAAGGTCGCCCAGGAGAAGGAGGGACAGAGACCGCGATAGAGATAGAGAGAG AGATAAAGACAGAGACAGGGATAAAGATAGAGAAAAGAATTACAAAGAGCGAGAAGCTGAAAGAGAAAAACAAAGAGAAAGAGAGAAGAAAGGTCTACCACccataaagaaagaaaacttaaGCG TGTGCAGCACGACGCTGTGGGTGGGGCACCTGTCGAAGCTGGCGACGCCGGAGGAGCTGTCGGACCTGTTCGGCGGCGTGGGCGGCGTCAGCGCCATCGACGTGGTGGCGCCGCGCGGCTGCGCCTTCGTCGTCATGGAGCGGCGCCGCGACGCCGCCAAGGCCATCGCCAAGCTCAACCGGCACAAGCTGCACAGCAAGGAGATCACG GTGGCATGGGCGCCGGGCAAGGGCGTGAAGGGTCGCGAGTGGAAGGACTACTGGGAGGCGGAGCTGGGCGTGGCGTACCTGCCGTGGGCCGCGCTGCAGGCGCGCTGGGCGCTGGGCGCGCTGTCGCTCGACGCGCTGGAGGACGGCGGCAGCGTCGACGAGGACACGCTGCCGCCATGGTTGCCGCCCAGG ATACTACCAAAATCGATGATGGAGAACATGTCGATGCTGGGGCTGCCAGGCGCGGGGGCCGCGCTGCCGCTGGGCGCGCTGCCGCTGGCGGGCGCCGCGCTGCCGCCCGCCTCGCTGCCGCCCACCATGACGACCCTACCTCCTGGGGCCACCGCGGGGATTAATATTCCCAGGATGCCGCCGCCTGG tatgcaagcaggcatgccgCCGGGCCTAGCGGGCAGTTTGCCGCCCGGCATTAGGCCGCCCAACATCGCCAGCATGCCAGGGTTACCCAACATGCCTGCCGGAGTGCCTG GGCTACAGAACGAGGCGGGCCTCCCGCCCACCGGCCTGCTGCGCTTCCCGCCCGGACTGCCGCCGCAGTCGCTAACGCAACCTG GTATGGTGGGTGGTTTCCTGAGCGGTCTACTAGGTGTCGGCGTTGGTGTAGGCGGGCTGGTAGGAGGCGTTCCCTTATTACAACATACTTTGCCGCCACAAGCCACGCCACCTGCTGCT AGAACGGGTGAAACCCATCATAGTGACGATGCAATGGATCTCGACACGGAAGACAATCACGGTGATGAACCGAGCACCGAGACCAATGATACTACCGCACCACCACCGGCGTTATTGCCTGATCAG ATCCAAGCGCTACTATCAATTCCTCCCCCCAACTTCAACTCTTCGGAACCACCTCCCGGCTTCAACATCTCAGAACCGCCACCTTTCAACGCGTCACAACCACCTCCCGATGAGAAACATGACGACGACAGGAAAGACAGGGATAGAGACCGCCGGGGAGGCGACAGGGATAGGGATCGAAGAGGGGAGAGGGATAGGGAGAGGAGAGAGAGGGGTGAGAGAGGCGATAGAAGAGAGAGGGACCGTGGGAGAGATAGAGATCG TGACGGAAGAGAAGACCGCAGAGATCGCGACAGAGATAGAGGACGCGACAGGAGGGACAGAGACCGCGATAGAGACAGAGGAGGTGATAGAGAGCGATTCTCTTCTAGAGATAATAACAG AGAACAAACAAGCAACAGCCGCGAAAAATCCCCCCGCCCGCCGCCAGGCCCAGAAAACCCAGAAAAGAGTTTACAAGAACGACTCTGGGAAATGGCCAACGGCAAACCTGCGAGAGAGGACAAGAGGGATGAGTTCCCCGAACAGAGGGACAGGGAGGACTCGAGGGACGAACAGAGGAACGATAGGCCTCCGCTCATAGACAGAGTGCCGGCCCGACATGATGGGCCGCCCGCTAATATGGATAATG CGGAGGGCGCGGGCGGGCCGGGCTGGGCGGCGCCGCGCCTGCCGCCGCCGCACATGCAGCCGCACTTCCGCGCCG AATTGAGAATGAGAGGACCGCCTAGACCCCCGATGTCAG GGCCCTGGATGGATGGCCCCGGACCAGGACCGGGCCCCTTCGGCCCCCGCTTTAATGGCATGGGCCCGCCCTTCAACCGGCCGCCATTCGACGGCCCACGACCACCCTTCGACGGCGGCCCGCCCATGTTCGAAGGTGGACCAAGATTTGAGCGACCGCCGTTTGGTCGCATGCCATTTGACGCCATGAACCGCCCGCCCTTCGACGGTCCCCGCCCACCTTTTGATGGTCCCCGCCCACCATTTGATGGACCACGACCTCCCTTCGACGGGCCCAGACCCTTCGATGGTCCACCATTTGACGGCGATAGACCCCCCTTCGATGGTCCCCCGCGCTTCGACGGACCTCCTGAGTTCTTCGACCGTCCCCGACGATTCGATGACCGCGAACAGTTCGGAGACCGAGGCTGGAACGGTGACCGCGACCGAGACCGAGACTGGGGAGACCGCCGACCCGACTGGGACGACCGACGCCGGGATAGGAGGCAACCTAGAGATCACGAAGACAATCGGTTCAACAGACAGGATCGAAATGATAGGAGGAGGACCTTCGATGATAACCAGCAGAATAGAGGCAATGACCACAGACGAGGTGATGATAACCAACAAAATAGAGTTAACGATGCTCGCCGCGGTGACGACAACACACAGAACAGAAACAACGACTCGCGTAAGCCTGATGACAGATCCGCTGAACGCGAAGAATCAAGCAAAGCGAAGCCTAAAGACGACAGATCGGACAGAAGTGAAAGAAATTCAAGGCGGGAGAGAGATCGAAAATCTAGATGGGGAGCCGCTGAAGAGGCAGAGACCGCCGGCAATGGTGATGATGACAAGCCTAAGGAAGCCAGCCCACCTGCGGCCGTGGCTCTGGAAACAAACGAGGCTGGACAAGAAGAACAAACTGAGCCCACAGAGGCAAGTGAGAGCATTCCCTCCGAGGAAGCTCAGCCCATGAGCCAGGAGTCTCCTCGCGACACCACGCCCAGCACGGAACCTTCCGCAGCTCCCGAACAGTCTGAGGAGACAAGTAGTCAAGAGAACGATAAACCAGAATACTCGCCTCCTGAACCGTCTTCTAATTCCTCTCCCCCTCGGACGGCAGTGTCAGATGAACCCTCTAACGATCTATACGACGCGGATGAATCCGTCGACACCAGTTTCTCAGCCCCCGCCCCAGTACAAACTGAGTCGAGCGAGTCACCTCCCTCGCCTGTCGTTGAAAAAGAACCCATGGAAGTAGAAAGTGAGGATTCCAAGACTGTCGACATGTTCAGCCCAGAGAGAAAACAGAAAGAAAGTAGCCCCGACAGAGAACAAGAGAGCTCTCAGGAGAACGAAGCCGGAGAGTCGCAGAGCAGCGCAGAGAGCAAGGAAGGTGCCGCTTGA
- the LOC110376061 gene encoding SR-related and CTD-associated factor 4 isoform X6 codes for MEMPEVKSFNAELSALYDNKPPISKAKMSAITRGAIKAIKFYKHVVHSVEKFIQKCKPEYKVPGLYVIDSIVRQSRHQFGQDKDVFAPRFAKNMQQTFANLFRCPPEDKRNIIRVLNLWQKNNVFSPQVIQPLLDMADPNHPLHQEIQQQQNNTANGSSLNISHNASDNKISPVPPPLHTPQSSTPMGDQFQDQPSGPPAKFNRKLLNDFEYESEDDAPPEPPPSHTHSHTSHTSHTGHNAQQNPADALGSILTNPEIMRQLHSLQAQIVAMSGNLMPMMPDLQMQQNQGLPFMGSQQESQKQNDPKDDMVESDIEFVETGPQVIEIPDANDSSPSPKSRRHRSRSKSPRRRRRSSRSRSRSPRRRRDRDRDRDRERDKDRDRDKDREKNYKEREAEREKQREREKKGLPPIKKENLSVCSTTLWVGHLSKLATPEELSDLFGGVGGVSAIDVVAPRGCAFVVMERRRDAAKAIAKLNRHKLHSKEITVAWAPGKGVKGREWKDYWEAELGVAYLPWAALQARWALGALSLDALEDGGSVDEDTLPPWLPPRILPKSMMENMSMLGLPGAGAALPLGALPLAGAALPPASLPPTMTTLPPGATAGINIPRMPPPGMQAGMPPGLAGSLPPGIRPPNIASMPGLPNMPAGVPASAFVLGLQNEAGLPPTGLLRFPPGLPPQSLTQPGMVGGFLSGLLGVGVGVGGLVGGVPLLQHTLPPQATPPAARTGETHHSDDAMDLDTEDNHGDEPSTETNDTTAPPPALLPDQIQALLSIPPPNFNSSEPPPGFNISEPPPFNASQPPPDEKHDDDRKDRDRDRRGGDRDRDRRGERDRERRERGERGDRRERDRGRDRDRDGREDRRDRDRDRGRDRRDRDRDRDRGGDRERFSSRDNNREQTSNSREKSPRPPPGPENPEKSLQERLWEMANGKPAREDKRDEFPEQRDREDSRDEQRNDRPPLIDRVPARHDGPPANMDNELRMRGPPRPPMSGPWMDGPGPGPGPFGPRFNGMGPPFNRPPFDGPRPPFDGGPPMFEGGPRFERPPFGRMPFDAMNRPPFDGPRPPFDGPRPPFDGPRPPFDGPRPFDGPPFDGDRPPFDGPPRFDGPPEFFDRPRRFDDREQFGDRGWNGDRDRDRDWGDRRPDWDDRRRDRRQPRDHEDNRFNRQDRNDRRRTFDDNQQNRGNDHRRGDDNQQNRVNDARRGDDNTQNRNNDSRKPDDRSAEREESSKAKPKDDRSDRSERNSRRERDRKSRWGAAEEAETAGNGDDDKPKEASPPAAVALETNEAGQEEQTEPTEASESIPSEEAQPMSQESPRDTTPSTEPSAAPEQSEETSSQENDKPEYSPPEPSSNSSPPRTAVSDEPSNDLYDADESVDTSFSAPAPVQTESSESPPSPVVEKEPMEVESEDSKTVDMFSPERKQKESSPDREQESSQENEAGESQSSAESKEGAA; via the exons ATGGAAATGCCGGAAGTAAAATCGTTCAACGCGGAG TTATCCGCGTTGTACGACAACAAGCCGCCAATATCAAAGGCGAAGATGAGTGCAATCACCAGAGGTGCTATCAAGGCcataaagttttataaacaTGTAGTGCACAGTGTTGAAAAGTTCATACAAAAGTGCAAGCCAGAGTATAAAGTGCCTGGTCTTTACGTGATAGATTCAATAGTGAGACAGTCGCGGCATCAATTTGGACAAGATAAGGATGTGTTCGCGCCGAGGTTTGCTAAGAACATGCAGCAAACGTTTGCAAACCTCTTTAGATGTCCTCCTGAAGATAAG cGCAACATAATCCGGGTGCTGAATTTGTGGCAAAAGAACAATGTGTTCAGCCCCCAAGTTATTCAGCCATTGTTGGATATGGCAGACCCCAACCATCCATTGCATCAGGAGATACAACAACAGCAAAACAATACTGCTAatg GGAGCAGTCTGAACATCAGTCACAATGCATCAGACAACAAGATATCACCCGTGCCCCCACCACTCCACACTCCACAGTCTTCCACGCCCATGGGTGATCAG TTCCAGGATCAGCCGTCAGGCCCTCCCGCCAAGTTCAACAGGAAGCTGCTGAACGACTTTGAGTACGAGAGCGAGGACGATGCTCCGCCCGAGCCGCCGCCCTcgcacacacactcacacaccagCCATACCTCACACACTGGACATAATGCACAGCAGAACCCTGCTGATGCTTTAGGAAG tatattAACAAATCCAGAAATCATGAGGCAACTTCATAGTTTGCAGGCGCAAATCGTCGCAATGTCAGGC AATCTGATGCCTATGATGCCTGATCTACAAATGCAACAAAATCAAGGCCTTCCATTTATG GGATCCCAACAAGAGTCCCAGAAACAGAATGACCCCAAAGACGACATGGTGGAGTCTGATATAGAGTTTGTGGAAACCGGCCCACAAGTTATAGAAATACCTGATGCTAATGATTCTAG TCCGTCACCGAAATCTCGGAGACACCGTTCAAGGTCAAAGTCGCCGCGACGTCGACGGAGGTCATCGAGGTCAAGGTCAAGGTCGCCCAGGAGAAGGAGGGACAGAGACCGCGATAGAGATAGAGAGAG AGATAAAGACAGAGACAGGGATAAAGATAGAGAAAAGAATTACAAAGAGCGAGAAGCTGAAAGAGAAAAACAAAGAGAAAGAGAGAAGAAAGGTCTACCACccataaagaaagaaaacttaaGCG TGTGCAGCACGACGCTGTGGGTGGGGCACCTGTCGAAGCTGGCGACGCCGGAGGAGCTGTCGGACCTGTTCGGCGGCGTGGGCGGCGTCAGCGCCATCGACGTGGTGGCGCCGCGCGGCTGCGCCTTCGTCGTCATGGAGCGGCGCCGCGACGCCGCCAAGGCCATCGCCAAGCTCAACCGGCACAAGCTGCACAGCAAGGAGATCACG GTGGCATGGGCGCCGGGCAAGGGCGTGAAGGGTCGCGAGTGGAAGGACTACTGGGAGGCGGAGCTGGGCGTGGCGTACCTGCCGTGGGCCGCGCTGCAGGCGCGCTGGGCGCTGGGCGCGCTGTCGCTCGACGCGCTGGAGGACGGCGGCAGCGTCGACGAGGACACGCTGCCGCCATGGTTGCCGCCCAGG ATACTACCAAAATCGATGATGGAGAACATGTCGATGCTGGGGCTGCCAGGCGCGGGGGCCGCGCTGCCGCTGGGCGCGCTGCCGCTGGCGGGCGCCGCGCTGCCGCCCGCCTCGCTGCCGCCCACCATGACGACCCTACCTCCTGGGGCCACCGCGGGGATTAATATTCCCAGGATGCCGCCGCCTGG tatgcaagcaggcatgccgCCGGGCCTAGCGGGCAGTTTGCCGCCCGGCATTAGGCCGCCCAACATCGCCAGCATGCCAGGGTTACCCAACATGCCTGCCGGAGTGCCTG CGTCAGCATTTGTCTTAGGGCTACAGAACGAGGCGGGCCTCCCGCCCACCGGCCTGCTGCGCTTCCCGCCCGGACTGCCGCCGCAGTCGCTAACGCAACCTG GTATGGTGGGTGGTTTCCTGAGCGGTCTACTAGGTGTCGGCGTTGGTGTAGGCGGGCTGGTAGGAGGCGTTCCCTTATTACAACATACTTTGCCGCCACAAGCCACGCCACCTGCTGCT AGAACGGGTGAAACCCATCATAGTGACGATGCAATGGATCTCGACACGGAAGACAATCACGGTGATGAACCGAGCACCGAGACCAATGATACTACCGCACCACCACCGGCGTTATTGCCTGATCAG ATCCAAGCGCTACTATCAATTCCTCCCCCCAACTTCAACTCTTCGGAACCACCTCCCGGCTTCAACATCTCAGAACCGCCACCTTTCAACGCGTCACAACCACCTCCCGATGAGAAACATGACGACGACAGGAAAGACAGGGATAGAGACCGCCGGGGAGGCGACAGGGATAGGGATCGAAGAGGGGAGAGGGATAGGGAGAGGAGAGAGAGGGGTGAGAGAGGCGATAGAAGAGAGAGGGACCGTGGGAGAGATAGAGATCG TGACGGAAGAGAAGACCGCAGAGATCGCGACAGAGATAGAGGACGCGACAGGAGGGACAGAGACCGCGATAGAGACAGAGGAGGTGATAGAGAGCGATTCTCTTCTAGAGATAATAACAG AGAACAAACAAGCAACAGCCGCGAAAAATCCCCCCGCCCGCCGCCAGGCCCAGAAAACCCAGAAAAGAGTTTACAAGAACGACTCTGGGAAATGGCCAACGGCAAACCTGCGAGAGAGGACAAGAGGGATGAGTTCCCCGAACAGAGGGACAGGGAGGACTCGAGGGACGAACAGAGGAACGATAGGCCTCCGCTCATAGACAGAGTGCCGGCCCGACATGATGGGCCGCCCGCTAATATGGATAATG AATTGAGAATGAGAGGACCGCCTAGACCCCCGATGTCAG GGCCCTGGATGGATGGCCCCGGACCAGGACCGGGCCCCTTCGGCCCCCGCTTTAATGGCATGGGCCCGCCCTTCAACCGGCCGCCATTCGACGGCCCACGACCACCCTTCGACGGCGGCCCGCCCATGTTCGAAGGTGGACCAAGATTTGAGCGACCGCCGTTTGGTCGCATGCCATTTGACGCCATGAACCGCCCGCCCTTCGACGGTCCCCGCCCACCTTTTGATGGTCCCCGCCCACCATTTGATGGACCACGACCTCCCTTCGACGGGCCCAGACCCTTCGATGGTCCACCATTTGACGGCGATAGACCCCCCTTCGATGGTCCCCCGCGCTTCGACGGACCTCCTGAGTTCTTCGACCGTCCCCGACGATTCGATGACCGCGAACAGTTCGGAGACCGAGGCTGGAACGGTGACCGCGACCGAGACCGAGACTGGGGAGACCGCCGACCCGACTGGGACGACCGACGCCGGGATAGGAGGCAACCTAGAGATCACGAAGACAATCGGTTCAACAGACAGGATCGAAATGATAGGAGGAGGACCTTCGATGATAACCAGCAGAATAGAGGCAATGACCACAGACGAGGTGATGATAACCAACAAAATAGAGTTAACGATGCTCGCCGCGGTGACGACAACACACAGAACAGAAACAACGACTCGCGTAAGCCTGATGACAGATCCGCTGAACGCGAAGAATCAAGCAAAGCGAAGCCTAAAGACGACAGATCGGACAGAAGTGAAAGAAATTCAAGGCGGGAGAGAGATCGAAAATCTAGATGGGGAGCCGCTGAAGAGGCAGAGACCGCCGGCAATGGTGATGATGACAAGCCTAAGGAAGCCAGCCCACCTGCGGCCGTGGCTCTGGAAACAAACGAGGCTGGACAAGAAGAACAAACTGAGCCCACAGAGGCAAGTGAGAGCATTCCCTCCGAGGAAGCTCAGCCCATGAGCCAGGAGTCTCCTCGCGACACCACGCCCAGCACGGAACCTTCCGCAGCTCCCGAACAGTCTGAGGAGACAAGTAGTCAAGAGAACGATAAACCAGAATACTCGCCTCCTGAACCGTCTTCTAATTCCTCTCCCCCTCGGACGGCAGTGTCAGATGAACCCTCTAACGATCTATACGACGCGGATGAATCCGTCGACACCAGTTTCTCAGCCCCCGCCCCAGTACAAACTGAGTCGAGCGAGTCACCTCCCTCGCCTGTCGTTGAAAAAGAACCCATGGAAGTAGAAAGTGAGGATTCCAAGACTGTCGACATGTTCAGCCCAGAGAGAAAACAGAAAGAAAGTAGCCCCGACAGAGAACAAGAGAGCTCTCAGGAGAACGAAGCCGGAGAGTCGCAGAGCAGCGCAGAGAGCAAGGAAGGTGCCGCTTGA